TGTAGTTGGTGGTATTCTAGGGGCTGTGCTTGCTTCTCGACAAAATCCAGAATTGGCGGCTGAAGACGAGGGAGAAAAAAATAACAGCACAGCAAGTCCCAAAAAAGTCTCAGCCAAACGCCGTCAGATGATAACTTCAGATGGTGATGGTCAAGAAATGGAAACGGCGCGGCGATCGCTAGAAGATAAAATTGCCCAGTTAAATGCGACAATCGATGAAGTGCGAAAGCATCTAGGTAATGTTAATGGTGGTTCTTCACAGTCTATTAGCGATCGCTCCCTCACCAAAGACTCTTAAAGTGTTTGACAAAAGAGTGCAGGTGCTAAGGGTGGTTAATACGGCAACAATCTGCAAACGTCATGGCGTAGACTAAACTAAAATCAAAGATAAGGCCCATTTTGACACTTAGCAGGAAACCAAACTATCCATGTATTTACTGTTTCAAACACTGACAACCTTCATAACGATTTATAGCTATTTGCTAATTACTCGGGTTTTGTTGACCTGGTTCCCGAGCATCAACTGGTATAATCAACCATTTAGCGCTTTGAGTCAGATAACCGACCCTTATCTGAATCTTTTCCGCTCAATTATCCCTCCTTTGGGCGGTATGGATTTTTCTCCTATCCTAGCTTTCTTGGTGCTTTCTTTAGCTGGTCAGTTACTAACCAGCTTAGCTGCTACCACCTTGACATTTGCACAAGGATTTTAGTTACGACTTCAATAGAGACGTTGACTTGAACAGCGTCTCTACAGTCTACCAATTTTGGATTTGAGATTTTGGATTTTGGATTAAAGGTGTTTATTATTTAGATGTTATGTAAAAATGCCTGAAACTCTTACCAATGAACAACGATGATGTATTTTTCTTGGTGTCTTAGTGTCTTTGTGAGGCAGTCCGGTCTTGGGGGTTCCCCCATGAGGAACTGCCGATCTTCGTAGCGTTAGCGAGCTTGCGAGCGTCACCCGAAGGGTGGTAAAAAAATACTTAGAAAACACCAAGGCACTAAGATACGAAGGTGACATTACTTACGGACTTGACCGCTAAATCCTGCGGCTTTAAACTGCTTCAACTTCAAAGGTAACGGTTGATTCGCAGGTACAGAAATTCGCAACTCAAAATCACTGATTCCTGGTGGAACTTCCGCAATGGAACCAAGACGGGTGCGGTTTTGCATTACGGAGTCGTTGTTGGCATCATAGATACGCCCAAAGATATCTGCATCATAAACTGTTTTATAAGTGCCATTTTCCGCTTTACCAGTGACAATAAAACAATTGGCAGCCCCACTACCACTACTGGTGACAGCTCCTTGCGCCAGTTCCGGGGGACAATCTTTATAGGAAATATCAAATAGTTTAATCTGTGTCAGCGCTACAGCTGGGGGAGTAAACACCCACGACAGACACGCGATAAGTAAGGAAATCAAGATGACCGTGAGTGAGCGCAACTGCATAAAAGATTCCGTGACTTTAATCTAACAATGATGCAACTTGTAACCTCAGCTTACCTGAATTTCAGGGCTAAGGGACTGACAAATGAAAAAATATGATAACTGATGGCTGATGACTGTTGACTCGATCATTTTAGGACTTACGCGCATTGTCATATATTTTTGACAAAAATCGTCCAAAGTCAAGAGTCAAAAGTCCAAAAACCTTGACTTTTTACCCTTGACTATTGACTATTGACTGCCATCACAGAAAATATGTGTGCCAGTTGCGTAAGTCCTGCATTTATTTGTTGGAGTTACCTCTGAGATTGAAGAGTTTAATTTAACTTTTGTAATAATTAGGTTAACTACCCTCAGTTTCAATTAACTTATGACACCAGATGAGATTGAAGCAGCATTGCAAGCAGCCTTTATTAGTTGTGATGCAGCCAGCTGTCCTCTCACTGAGACGCAAAAACAGATATTACTGC
Above is a window of Nostoc sp. UHCC 0702 DNA encoding:
- a CDS encoding YggT family protein, whose protein sequence is MYLLFQTLTTFITIYSYLLITRVLLTWFPSINWYNQPFSALSQITDPYLNLFRSIIPPLGGMDFSPILAFLVLSLAGQLLTSLAATTLTFAQGF
- a CDS encoding biotin carboxylase — translated: MQLRSLTVILISLLIACLSWVFTPPAVALTQIKLFDISYKDCPPELAQGAVTSSGSGAANCFIVTGKAENGTYKTVYDADIFGRIYDANNDSVMQNRTRLGSIAEVPPGISDFELRISVPANQPLPLKLKQFKAAGFSGQVRK